Proteins encoded in a region of the Vicia villosa cultivar HV-30 ecotype Madison, WI unplaced genomic scaffold, Vvil1.0 ctg.001205F_1_1, whole genome shotgun sequence genome:
- the LOC131634007 gene encoding secreted RxLR effector protein 161-like gives MATNGNLDKDENGKEVDVKLYRGMIGSLLYLTASRPDIMFSVCMCARYQYCPKESHLKAVKRILRYLRGTTTYGQWFPKGNECYLVGFSDSDLAGCKSDRKSTSGTCHLFSNSLISCHSKKQVSFALSTAEAEYVAAGSCCAQILWLKQQLIDFGIKLDRIPIMCDNTSAINLSKNPVLHSRTKHIEIRHHFLRDHVEKGEVVFEHVESKK, from the coding sequence atggccacAAATGGTAACCTAGAcaaggatgaaaacggtaaagaggttgatgtaaaATTATACCGAGGCATGATAGGCTCTCTATTGTATCTCACGGCCTCAAGACCGGACATTATGTTTAGCgtatgcatgtgtgcaagataccaatattgcccaaaggaatcacatctaaaGGCTGTAAAAAGAATTCTAAGATACCTCCGGGGAACTACCACATATGGTCAATGGTTTCCTAAGGGAAATGAATGCTACttggtgggattctccgactccGACTTAGCTGGATGCAAATCTGACAGAAAGAGCACTAGTggcacatgtcatctattctcaaattcattgataagttgtcACAGCAAAAAACAAGTATCATTCGCGTTATCCACAGCCGAAGCAGAATACGTAGCTGCCGGAAGTTGTTGTgcacagatattatggctcaaacaGCAGCTTATTGATTTTGGCATCAAACTTGACCGCATACCAATCATGtgtgacaacacaagcgccatcaaCTTAAGCAAAAATCCTGTTCTAcattcacgaaccaagcatatagaAATAAGGCACCACTtcttaagagatcatgtagaaaaaggggAAGTTGTGTTTGAACATGTTGAGAGCAAGAAATAA